One genomic window of Manduca sexta isolate Smith_Timp_Sample1 chromosome 4, JHU_Msex_v1.0, whole genome shotgun sequence includes the following:
- the LOC115444552 gene encoding cilia- and flagella-associated protein 45 has translation MPKVYKTAHDGIPYHKVRKGIEPRCYQLHRPSQCRLKFPITKRPIHKCEAPKHEYTLVPQIGGWRSLLVPKSEPNFYPAVMHKAEFDRLRSQAKIVTQEEQIQAMHAQEAAIQKAAKESELRKQMLKDSLRTQPGAESGTGADPELEGPDQAAHTMSRAEVLRADNMQGPRLCNRIILASKCHAIRDAQIVEKDLIRKELDEEQRRLDSIMEENRQVAVVRAESEEERRHQLRLQNLAALKEQIKAHETAKIMEAERIEEESIRVNQANIAMQIDEAQKLKEKHERQAKLKEMLDQGNAELLFYKQLQNEEERIMDVRITNFIKQKQAREAKARAEAEAIKAAKQKGIDHIAKAQKAEQELKEELERIRNLKIQEDVEREYRRKERDAAIKRNKEMKQLHEARVQQIKDIHRLIAREIAKDEQSFNNAARQNEEFIQKEKQLDDKRKARVEQHRQEIMKQINDKERSRAELREKIHNEGVALRMEQEQQDKYERNVIKQKVAAMRQQKVSEKYVKEVEQTLAKHGYI, from the exons ACCATCACAATGTCGTCTAAAATTTCCGATAACAAAGCGCCCAATACACAAATGTGAGGCGCCAAAACACGAGTACACGCTAGTTCCTCAGATAGGCGGGTGGCGATCGTTACTCGTGCCAAAGTCAGAGCCCAACTTCTACCCAGCGGTTATGCACAAGGCGGAGTTTGATCGGCTGAGGAGTCAGGCGAAG ATAGTAACTCAAGAGGAGCAGATCCAAGCGATGCACGCGCAAGAAGCTGCAATACAGAAAGCGGCTAAGGAGTCGGAGCTTAGGAAGCAAATGCTGAAGGACAGCCTGCGTACCCAACCAGGTGCAGAGTCTGGTACCGGTGCTGATCCTGAGCTGGAGGGGCCGGACCAGGCAGCTCATACAATGTCTAGGGCTGAAG TCCTACGAGCGGATAACATGCAGGGTCCGAGGCTATGTAACCGCATCATCTTGGCTTCCAAATGCCACGCCATTAGGGATGCGCAGATCGTCGAGAAGGACCTCATCAGGAAAGAACTTGACGAAGAGCAGAGACG ACTTGACAGCATTATGGAGGAGAATCGTCAAGTGGCTGTCGTCCGCGCGGAGTCAGAAGAAGAACGCCGTCATCAGCTGCGGCTGCAGAACCTCGCGGCACTGAAGGAGCAGATCAAGGCTCATGAGACTGCTAAG ATAATGGAGGCAGAACGCATTGAAGAGGAGAGCATTCGAGTGAACCAGGCCAACATAGCGATGCAGATCGACGAGGCTCAAAAACTGAAGGAGAAACACGAACGTCAGGCGAAACTAAAAGAAATGCTAGATCAAG GCAACGCCGAGCTCCTATTCTACAAACAGCTGCAGAACGAAGAAGAGCGCATCATGGACGTGCGCATCACCAACTTCATTAAACAGAAGCAGGCGCGCGAGGCGAAGGCACGGGCTGAGGCCGAGGCCATCAAGGCGGCCAAGCAGAAGGGAATCGACCACATAGCCAAGGCTCAGAAG GCGGAACAAGAGTTAAAAGAGGAGTTGGAGCGCATCAGGAACCTGAAGATCCAGGAGGATGTGGAGCGCGAGTACCGACGCAAGGAGAGGGATGCTGCCATTAAGCGCAATAAGGAGATGAAGCAACTGCACGAGGCCAGGGTCCAGCAG ATCAAAGATATCCACAGACTCATCGCTCGAGAGATAGCCAAAGACGAGCAGAGCTTCAACAACGCCGCGCGCCAGAACGAGGAGTTCATACAGAAAGAGAAGCAG TTGGACGACAAGCGCAAAGCCCGCGTTGAGCAGCACCGGCAGGAGATCATGAAGCAGATCAACGACAAGGAACGCTCACGTGCAGAGCTCCGCGAGAAGATCCACAACGAGGGCGTCGCGCTCCGCATGGAGCAGGAGCAGCAGGACAAGTACGAGAGGAACGTCATCAAGCAGAAG GTGGCCGCCATGAGGCAGCAGAAAGTGTCCGAGAAATATGTGAAAGAAGTGGAGCAAACACTCGCCAAACATGGCTACATTTAA